A single region of the Hyphomonas adhaerens MHS-3 genome encodes:
- a CDS encoding glycosyltransferase family 1 protein, which produces MRPVQISPQEAPEGEGDSGLYHTAQARHVARGCVASMGVHMRIMLVTDAWDPQVNGVVRTMKRVIAESEAMGHEWEIVHPGQGFLTTPLPTYPEIKLALFARGEIEERFNEFEPDAVHIATEGTLGMAGRAMCLKIKHPFSTAYHTRFPEYVSARLPIPLSWGYNFVRWFHKYSGKVMVPTPSMVEELRAKKFINLVAWGRGVDTDLFHPSRRIEEGQPGDPFEGLQRPIFLNVGRVAVEKNIEAFAELDLPGTKVIVGDGPQREELQKRYPDVKFLGARFNEDLATVYASADVFVFPSLTDTFGLVVLEAMSSGTPVAAFDATGPRDVIPGSNAGTVTPVGGDLAAGAVACLELDRDTCRKYAEGYSWRACAEAFIENLQPLPAPARKRFWQKIRLRRRKKPLELVIPPLLDLSPKPRKGPDTPDGPDEKS; this is translated from the coding sequence TTGCGGCCTGTACAGATATCGCCACAAGAGGCACCGGAAGGCGAAGGAGATTCAGGCCTTTACCATACCGCCCAAGCCCGCCATGTTGCGCGCGGCTGCGTGGCATCGATGGGAGTCCACATGCGGATCATGCTCGTGACAGACGCCTGGGACCCTCAGGTCAACGGCGTCGTGCGCACCATGAAGCGCGTCATCGCCGAATCCGAGGCGATGGGCCATGAATGGGAAATTGTGCACCCCGGACAGGGATTCCTGACCACCCCTCTTCCGACCTATCCGGAAATCAAGCTCGCCCTGTTCGCGCGCGGCGAAATCGAAGAGCGGTTCAACGAATTCGAGCCGGACGCGGTCCACATCGCGACCGAAGGGACGCTCGGCATGGCGGGCCGAGCCATGTGCCTGAAGATCAAACACCCCTTCTCGACCGCCTATCACACGCGCTTCCCGGAATATGTCAGCGCCCGCCTGCCGATCCCGCTGTCCTGGGGCTACAATTTCGTACGCTGGTTCCACAAATATTCTGGCAAGGTGATGGTGCCGACGCCCTCCATGGTGGAGGAACTCCGGGCCAAGAAATTCATCAACCTCGTCGCCTGGGGCCGGGGCGTGGATACAGACCTCTTCCACCCGTCCCGCCGGATAGAGGAAGGCCAGCCGGGCGACCCGTTCGAGGGCCTGCAGCGCCCGATCTTCCTGAATGTCGGCCGCGTGGCTGTGGAAAAGAATATCGAAGCCTTTGCCGAACTGGACCTGCCGGGCACAAAGGTGATCGTCGGCGACGGGCCCCAGCGCGAGGAACTCCAGAAGCGCTATCCGGACGTGAAATTCCTTGGCGCGCGGTTCAATGAAGATCTCGCAACCGTCTATGCCAGCGCCGACGTTTTCGTCTTCCCCAGCCTGACTGACACGTTCGGCCTGGTCGTTCTGGAAGCCATGTCCTCCGGCACACCGGTTGCCGCCTTCGATGCCACCGGCCCGCGTGATGTCATCCCGGGCTCGAATGCCGGGACGGTCACACCGGTCGGCGGGGACCTCGCGGCCGGCGCGGTCGCCTGCCTCGAGCTCGACCGGGACACCTGCCGGAAATATGCCGAAGGCTACAGCTGGCGGGCCTGCGCCGAGGCGTTCATCGAGAACCTCCAGCCCCTTCCGGCTCCGGCCCGGAAACGTTTCTGGCAGAAGATCCGCCTGCGGCGGCGCAAGAAACCGCTGGAACTTGTGATCCCGCCGCTGCTGGACCTCAGCCCGAAGCCCAGGAAAGGCCCGGACACGCCGGATGGACCTGACGAAAAGTCCTGA
- a CDS encoding GGDEF domain-containing protein, with product MRIDWSARGRARVWAFTAIGTAVCIAFAFAFDSYNFSSGGWNWGKDPFNNLVIPLLLAPPFFYILLSKMQQLAVAHTELMTVASTDSLTTLLNRRAFTEMVDGYMKRVEEAEKSESRNQGGALLVIDVDHFKRVNDRFGHVTGDEALKLIAGTIRSAVRETDLVGRLGGEEFCVFIPGQSPELASATAERIRRAVAAADFSPGGARHELSVSVGGVAYDSQVPFSDLYRKADERLYAAKHNGRNRVEFVRHEQAGCQPMMH from the coding sequence TTGAGAATTGACTGGTCGGCCAGGGGCCGCGCCCGTGTCTGGGCCTTCACGGCCATCGGCACGGCCGTCTGCATCGCATTTGCCTTCGCGTTCGACAGCTACAATTTTTCCAGTGGCGGCTGGAATTGGGGCAAGGACCCGTTCAATAATCTGGTCATCCCGCTCCTCCTGGCGCCGCCATTTTTCTACATACTACTCAGCAAGATGCAGCAGCTGGCCGTGGCACACACGGAGCTGATGACGGTCGCATCGACCGACAGCCTGACAACCCTTCTGAACCGCCGGGCCTTCACCGAGATGGTCGATGGCTACATGAAGCGGGTCGAGGAAGCCGAAAAGTCCGAAAGCAGGAACCAGGGCGGTGCCCTGCTGGTGATCGACGTTGACCACTTCAAGCGCGTGAACGACAGGTTCGGGCACGTCACGGGCGACGAGGCGCTGAAGCTCATTGCCGGGACGATCCGGTCCGCCGTCCGCGAGACAGACCTTGTCGGCCGTCTGGGCGGCGAGGAATTCTGTGTCTTCATTCCGGGTCAGTCCCCGGAGCTTGCCTCTGCAACAGCAGAACGGATCCGCAGGGCTGTTGCCGCGGCGGACTTCAGCCCCGGCGGCGCGCGGCACGAATTGTCCGTCAGTGTCGGCGGCGTTGCCTATGACAGCCAGGTGCCCTTCAGCGACCTCTACCGGAAGGCTGACGAAAGGCTCTATGCCGCCAAGCACAATGGCCGCAACAGGGTCGAATTCGTGCGCCACGAACAGGCTGGCTGCCAGCCAATGATGCACTAG
- the putA gene encoding bifunctional proline dehydrogenase/L-glutamate gamma-semialdehyde dehydrogenase PutA: MADTLVTTQYVWDALDSNKFVDEEALLEELLKETPVSDDLRQSAMRRALDLVETARATGRRKGMMESFLEEFGLSNAEGLALMCLAEALLRVPDAETRDDLIAEKIRSGNWGAHQGQSESWLVNASTWGLMLTGRVIGVPAAAKKGPGQFVSGLVRESGEPVIRAAMMQAMRIMGEQFVLGRSVKDALKRGGRMVRQGDAAHFSFDMLGEGARTTADAERYLKAYQSAIEQVAASKDKSAPPEASNGVSVKLSALHPRFEAVNEDRVLAEIYPGLLGLCQQAAKANIGLCLDAEEADRLVLSLKLFESLAREPSLKDWTGLGIAVQAYQKRARGVIEKLKQLAGDTRQRFMVRLVKGAYWDSEIKHAQVEGFPNFPVFTTKQGTDFHYLACAKQLLEASPVLYPQFATHNAHTLATVDLMADSMGVTKFEFQRLHGMGEALYGAAKAGKRVRVYAPVGAHKDLLPYLVRRLLENGANTSFVHSFLDPDVPAEQVVADPITKVEAGPRRHPRIPTPPRLYGPERRNSSGMDLSQQNVRDDIAAAIRVFRDSPAIAAGAIVSGKPETGGGELCRVPFHTETVLGACKEASEAAMDRALDAAVKFQPDWDKLGGPQRASHLRAMAEALEDNMSRLIALMARETGKTLNDGIAEVREAVDFLRYYAMGAEKDFAAPMRLPGPTGETNHLSLHGRGVFCCISPWNFPLAIFTGQLAAALAAGNTVVAKPAEQSPLIAFEAVKLFHKAGLPVDALHLLPGKGETVGAKLTSDPRISGVCFTGGTNTARMINRTLAERDGPIIPLIAETGGLNGLFVDTTALREQVLDDMILSAFGSAGQRCSALRVAFLPKATADHLIEGLKGAMDQLKLGDPALPETDIGPVIDEEARSMLQEHLKDMKSRAKVLHQVDAGIIGQEGYGFGPALVEISSLDQITEEKFGPILHVIRYDPDDIDEVGGKLHAKGYGLTLGVHSRLDSFYKEVRAACPVGNTYVNRSMTGAVVGVQPFGGEGLSGTGPKAGGPHYLHRFAAERALTVNITAQGGDAELLSL; encoded by the coding sequence ATGGCCGATACACTCGTCACAACCCAGTATGTCTGGGATGCGCTCGATTCAAACAAGTTCGTCGATGAAGAAGCCCTGCTGGAAGAGCTTCTGAAAGAGACGCCGGTCAGTGACGATCTTCGCCAGTCGGCGATGCGGCGTGCGCTGGACCTTGTTGAAACGGCGCGGGCGACGGGACGGCGCAAGGGGATGATGGAAAGCTTCCTTGAGGAGTTTGGCCTGTCCAACGCCGAGGGGCTCGCCCTCATGTGCCTTGCCGAAGCACTGCTGCGTGTGCCGGATGCTGAAACACGCGACGACCTGATCGCCGAGAAGATCCGTTCCGGCAATTGGGGCGCCCATCAGGGCCAGTCGGAATCCTGGCTGGTCAATGCCTCCACTTGGGGATTGATGTTGACGGGCCGCGTGATCGGCGTGCCGGCGGCGGCCAAGAAGGGACCGGGGCAATTCGTTTCCGGCCTTGTGCGGGAAAGCGGCGAGCCGGTGATCCGCGCGGCCATGATGCAGGCGATGCGGATCATGGGCGAGCAATTCGTCCTTGGCCGGAGTGTGAAGGACGCGCTGAAGCGCGGCGGCCGCATGGTGCGCCAGGGCGATGCCGCACATTTCAGCTTCGACATGCTGGGGGAGGGCGCCCGCACCACCGCCGACGCCGAACGATACCTCAAGGCCTATCAGAGCGCGATCGAACAGGTCGCCGCCAGCAAGGACAAATCGGCCCCGCCGGAAGCGTCCAATGGCGTGTCGGTGAAACTGTCTGCGCTTCACCCGCGGTTCGAGGCGGTGAATGAAGACCGCGTTCTGGCCGAGATCTATCCCGGCCTGCTCGGCCTCTGCCAGCAGGCGGCCAAGGCGAATATCGGTCTTTGTCTCGATGCGGAGGAAGCGGACCGGCTGGTGCTGTCCCTGAAGCTGTTCGAAAGCCTGGCGCGTGAACCGTCGCTGAAAGACTGGACCGGGCTCGGCATTGCCGTTCAGGCCTACCAGAAACGCGCCCGCGGCGTGATCGAGAAACTGAAGCAGCTGGCAGGCGATACGCGCCAGCGCTTCATGGTGCGCCTTGTGAAGGGCGCCTACTGGGACAGCGAGATCAAGCACGCCCAGGTCGAGGGCTTCCCGAACTTCCCGGTCTTCACCACCAAACAGGGTACGGACTTTCACTATCTCGCCTGCGCGAAGCAATTGCTGGAGGCGAGCCCGGTGCTCTATCCGCAATTTGCGACCCACAATGCCCACACGCTGGCCACGGTGGACCTGATGGCGGACTCCATGGGCGTGACGAAGTTTGAATTCCAGCGCCTGCACGGCATGGGTGAGGCGCTGTATGGCGCGGCGAAGGCTGGCAAGCGGGTGCGGGTCTATGCACCGGTCGGGGCGCACAAGGACCTGCTGCCCTATCTTGTCCGCCGCCTGCTGGAGAATGGCGCCAATACCAGTTTCGTGCACTCCTTCCTCGATCCGGACGTACCGGCCGAACAGGTCGTCGCTGATCCGATCACCAAGGTGGAAGCCGGGCCGCGCCGCCATCCGCGCATTCCAACACCGCCACGCCTTTACGGGCCGGAGCGCCGCAACTCGTCCGGCATGGACCTGTCGCAACAGAATGTCCGCGACGATATCGCTGCAGCGATCCGTGTCTTCCGCGACAGCCCGGCCATTGCGGCAGGCGCCATCGTGTCCGGCAAGCCGGAGACGGGCGGGGGAGAGCTTTGCCGCGTGCCCTTCCATACGGAGACGGTTCTGGGTGCCTGCAAGGAAGCAAGCGAAGCGGCGATGGACCGCGCCCTTGATGCCGCCGTCAAATTCCAGCCGGACTGGGACAAGCTGGGCGGGCCGCAGCGCGCGAGCCATCTGCGCGCCATGGCCGAAGCGCTGGAAGACAACATGTCCCGCCTCATCGCCCTGATGGCGCGGGAGACCGGCAAGACGCTGAATGACGGCATCGCCGAAGTGCGCGAAGCGGTCGACTTCCTGCGCTACTACGCGATGGGGGCGGAGAAGGATTTCGCAGCCCCCATGCGCCTGCCGGGACCGACGGGGGAGACCAATCACCTGTCCCTGCACGGCCGGGGCGTGTTCTGCTGTATCAGTCCGTGGAATTTCCCGCTGGCCATCTTCACCGGCCAGCTCGCGGCGGCGCTGGCGGCCGGCAACACGGTTGTTGCCAAGCCGGCCGAGCAATCGCCGCTGATCGCGTTCGAGGCGGTGAAACTGTTCCACAAGGCCGGCCTGCCGGTCGACGCGCTGCACCTGCTGCCCGGCAAGGGCGAGACGGTGGGCGCGAAGCTGACATCCGATCCCCGGATATCCGGTGTCTGCTTTACCGGCGGCACGAATACCGCCCGCATGATCAACCGCACGCTGGCGGAACGCGACGGCCCGATCATTCCGCTGATCGCGGAGACCGGCGGCCTGAACGGTCTGTTTGTCGACACGACCGCCCTGCGCGAGCAGGTGCTGGACGACATGATCCTTTCCGCCTTCGGATCGGCTGGCCAGCGCTGTTCGGCGCTGCGCGTCGCCTTCCTGCCGAAGGCCACCGCCGACCATCTGATCGAAGGCCTGAAAGGCGCGATGGATCAGCTGAAGCTGGGCGACCCGGCCTTGCCCGAAACGGATATCGGCCCGGTCATCGACGAAGAGGCCCGCAGCATGCTGCAGGAACACCTCAAGGACATGAAATCGCGCGCGAAAGTGCTGCACCAGGTCGACGCCGGGATCATCGGACAGGAGGGGTATGGCTTCGGCCCGGCCCTGGTCGAGATTTCCTCGCTCGATCAGATTACGGAAGAGAAGTTCGGCCCGATCCTCCATGTGATCCGCTACGATCCGGACGACATTGACGAAGTCGGCGGCAAACTCCACGCCAAGGGCTATGGCCTGACGCTGGGCGTGCATTCGCGCCTCGACAGCTTCTACAAGGAGGTCCGGGCCGCCTGTCCGGTGGGCAACACCTATGTGAACCGGTCGATGACCGGGGCCGTGGTGGGGGTCCAGCCCTTCGGCGGGGAAGGGCTTTCCGGCACCGGGCCCAAGGCGGGCGGGCCGCATTATCTTCACCGCTTCGCCGCAGAAAGGGCGCTGACGGTGAATATCACGGCACAGGGCGGTGACGCCGAACTGCTCAGCCTGTAG
- a CDS encoding DUF3298 and DUF4163 domain-containing protein, giving the protein MKHALFLSAALLTATVPGACGQAGDTAEMPGATVQLAGTDDAAADPQVASTADMPRFLLVDNDVLKADARFEEAIFAFDPAIAADLIEDANSRIEVMQQDALAYKEADPEYFRPYGLKIDWRVTGAAGSLAGLEGFIFTFTGGAHGNYMTDARIYDTATGDRLQAGDLFTDKEAAASALAPDVFDGIASAKAARSGSPDNRETFRGEAEDALAGSNLFAGEVSLAASTEEGKLGGLVLHYAPYEIGSYAEGAYHITLPQADFHDLLKPEYADLFGGEPADIQRFGD; this is encoded by the coding sequence ATGAAACACGCCCTGTTCCTGTCCGCCGCCCTTTTGACGGCGACCGTTCCCGGTGCCTGCGGACAGGCGGGCGACACCGCTGAAATGCCCGGCGCGACCGTCCAGCTGGCCGGAACAGACGACGCGGCGGCCGATCCGCAGGTGGCCAGCACCGCGGACATGCCGCGCTTTCTGCTGGTGGATAATGACGTGCTGAAGGCCGACGCCCGCTTCGAGGAGGCGATTTTCGCATTCGATCCTGCCATCGCGGCAGACCTCATCGAAGACGCGAACAGCCGGATCGAGGTGATGCAGCAGGATGCGCTGGCCTACAAAGAGGCCGATCCGGAATATTTCCGGCCCTACGGCCTGAAGATCGACTGGCGCGTGACGGGCGCGGCGGGATCGCTGGCGGGGCTGGAAGGCTTCATCTTCACCTTTACCGGCGGCGCGCACGGCAATTACATGACCGATGCCCGCATCTACGATACGGCGACCGGGGACAGGCTGCAGGCCGGAGACTTGTTCACCGACAAGGAAGCCGCAGCCAGCGCCCTTGCGCCGGATGTGTTCGACGGCATCGCCTCCGCCAAGGCAGCGCGCAGCGGGTCGCCTGACAACCGGGAGACGTTTCGCGGTGAGGCGGAAGACGCTCTCGCCGGGTCAAACCTGTTTGCCGGAGAGGTCAGCCTGGCCGCGTCCACGGAAGAGGGCAAGCTGGGCGGTCTCGTCCTGCACTATGCCCCTTATGAAATCGGTTCGTATGCGGAAGGGGCGTATCACATCACCCTGCCGCAGGCGGATTTCCATGATTTGTTGAAGCCGGAATATGCAGACCTGTTTGGCGGGGAACCGGCGGACATTCAGCGTTTCGGCGACTGA
- a CDS encoding DUF6265 family protein: MKRALAATLLLGACTAAPDMDSGHPLGWISGCWENADGDYREVWSAPDHGYLFGYALALKGDAVTFFEQSRIDPGAAYTFNAYPAGKGPARFTEVERGAAHIVFADADHDYPQRIRYAREGNRMTAEISLLDGSKGQGFAFRACQN, from the coding sequence ATGAAACGCGCCCTGGCCGCCACGCTCCTGCTGGGGGCCTGCACTGCAGCGCCGGACATGGACAGCGGGCATCCGCTCGGCTGGATCAGCGGCTGTTGGGAAAATGCCGATGGAGACTATCGCGAAGTCTGGTCCGCGCCGGATCATGGCTACCTGTTCGGTTACGCCCTGGCCCTGAAGGGAGATGCGGTCACCTTTTTCGAACAATCGCGTATCGATCCCGGCGCCGCCTATACATTCAATGCCTATCCGGCCGGCAAGGGCCCTGCCCGCTTCACCGAAGTCGAACGCGGTGCGGCGCATATCGTCTTCGCAGACGCGGACCATGATTACCCCCAGCGCATCCGCTATGCGCGCGAGGGCAACCGGATGACGGCGGAAATTTCCCTGCTGGATGGCTCAAAGGGCCAGGGCTTCGCGTTCCGCGCTTGCCAGAATTAA